A single Lysinibacter sp. HNR DNA region contains:
- a CDS encoding HAMP domain-containing sensor histidine kinase, producing MTSREVPDASDETALPDASNLPAVSNTSASVAPGASEASVAPGASGTSETTGVADASETTGVPESSSASQRGSGLIARLFSPTTLRRKLVLVVVAVVAGISVVIGAVSILALRNSLLGQLDNELESSFSRAQGQVLGTGPAGGFGQFDVGYVPDAWRILNGPGQASGTLALVINGQDRTAGYLADDGSISQLTVPQLTSLASLAIDGAPHIINLGSGLGNYKLMGGHENGVAFVVGLPLEPVNTTVSRLAWIIVLISILGASIVALVATAFVRSSLRPLERVSAAASRVSESELDRGAVESFEGVSTEGIDAESEVGHVVTAFNTMLDSVGNALTVREQSENKVRRFVADASHELRTPLASIRGYSELIKRIDRENSNPDVTRSLERIESESIRMTGLVEDLLLLARLDEGKELVTGAVDLSEIVTNTVSDARVTHPEHEWEMSVPENPLTVLGDAAKLNQVVLNLITNAHIHTPPGTRVTVTLDSVAGKEKKPTAQITVADNGPGIPPEQLSHIFERFVRGDESRVRSTGSTGLGLSIVQALVVAHGGTIHVTSSPGDTRFIVQLPLAPPQSS from the coding sequence ATGACTAGCCGAGAGGTGCCCGATGCCTCCGACGAGACCGCGTTGCCCGATGCCTCTAACCTCCCTGCGGTGTCCAATACGTCTGCATCTGTGGCACCTGGTGCTTCTGAGGCTTCTGTGGCACCTGGTGCTTCGGGCACGTCTGAAACAACCGGTGTTGCGGATGCGTCTGAAACGACCGGTGTCCCCGAAAGCTCCTCGGCGTCTCAGCGGGGTTCCGGCCTGATTGCCCGGCTGTTCTCCCCCACAACGCTGCGCCGCAAGTTAGTGCTTGTTGTTGTGGCTGTGGTGGCGGGAATCAGCGTGGTAATCGGGGCGGTGAGTATTCTTGCGTTGCGCAACTCGCTGCTTGGACAGCTAGATAACGAATTGGAGTCCAGTTTTAGCCGGGCTCAGGGGCAGGTTTTGGGAACCGGACCCGCCGGTGGGTTTGGACAGTTTGACGTGGGGTATGTGCCGGACGCCTGGCGCATCCTGAACGGTCCGGGGCAGGCATCAGGAACCCTCGCCCTGGTGATCAACGGGCAGGATAGAACGGCGGGCTACCTTGCGGACGACGGGAGCATTTCGCAATTGACCGTGCCGCAGCTTACCTCGCTGGCCTCCCTCGCCATTGATGGTGCCCCGCATATTATTAACCTGGGATCTGGGCTGGGTAACTACAAGCTTATGGGCGGACACGAGAACGGCGTTGCCTTTGTTGTGGGTCTTCCGCTGGAGCCTGTTAATACAACGGTCTCCCGTCTGGCCTGGATAATTGTGCTTATCTCTATTCTGGGGGCATCGATTGTTGCTCTGGTGGCCACCGCGTTTGTGCGCTCCTCCCTGCGGCCACTTGAGCGGGTGTCGGCCGCGGCCTCGCGGGTGTCGGAGAGTGAACTTGATCGCGGTGCGGTAGAGAGTTTTGAGGGGGTCTCTACCGAGGGTATTGATGCTGAATCCGAAGTGGGGCACGTTGTTACGGCTTTTAACACCATGCTTGATAGCGTAGGAAACGCCCTCACTGTGCGTGAGCAGAGCGAAAATAAGGTTCGTCGTTTTGTGGCGGATGCCAGCCATGAGCTTCGCACGCCCCTGGCATCTATCCGGGGATACTCTGAGTTGATCAAGCGTATTGATAGGGAGAACAGTAACCCCGATGTTACCCGCTCTCTTGAACGCATCGAGTCCGAATCGATTCGGATGACCGGATTGGTGGAGGACCTTCTCCTGCTCGCTCGTTTGGATGAGGGGAAAGAACTCGTGACGGGTGCGGTTGATCTCTCCGAGATTGTCACTAACACGGTGTCAGACGCTCGAGTGACTCATCCGGAACACGAGTGGGAGATGAGTGTTCCCGAGAATCCCCTCACTGTTTTGGGAGACGCGGCCAAGCTCAATCAGGTTGTTCTGAATCTCATTACCAACGCACACATCCACACACCGCCGGGGACTCGGGTAACCGTGACCCTCGACAGCGTGGCGGGTAAGGAGAAAAAGCCTACGGCCCAGATTACCGTGGCGGATAACGGTCCGGGTATCCCTCCGGAGCAGTTGTCACACATTTTCGAGCGCTTTGTGCGAGGGGATGAGTCACGGGTGCGCAGCACCGGGAGTACGGGACTGGGGCTCTCGATCGTGCAGGCCCTGGTGGTGGCGCACGGAGGCACGATTCATGTGACGAGTAGTCCCGGTGACACCCGATTTATCGTGCAGCTTCCCCTCGCTCCGCCGCAGTCGAGTTGA
- a CDS encoding amidohydrolase encodes MTTITRTLDTLLTGGTVRTFAPERPWAEAVGIQNGHIAYVGSAEDAPAAARTIHLEGRLVTPGIVDGHNHLLLGFDPDAVSLEGAETLAEARIRIAEFARQRPDLDWICAENAVYSVVSGRRPRASDLEGLTDRPVFITTYDQHSVWLNNAALHRLGITTGSDIFWGKPEQDSNGTPTGWVTDFYTSAMTTAGLAQLQRDIPMYSPDRRYRKVLSSLEMATATGITTVVEPQVPLAELDLMYRARREGRMSSRVIAALFHPVGADGEFRSQLREAVDDAPADEVLSLGPIKLYADDVIEPHTALMLEDYANRQGERGRPSYPSGELARVITELDRLGFQTHTHATGDGGIRLALDAIEAATVTNKTVDRRHGIVHVECIHPDDLPRFAALGVTAAMQPRHCSPDLLAGTWQANVGESRWDRAWRYRSLIESGARVAFSSDWQVGEMDPLIGVYSGMTRARLNGQDAWTTNEIITLDQALAGYTRVGAAAWHREHDLGVIALGAHADLAVWSTNLYDLQNSPEELLAHRADLTLVAGKIAHTTHAIG; translated from the coding sequence ATGACAACCATCACACGCACGCTAGACACCCTCCTCACCGGGGGAACTGTACGCACGTTTGCACCCGAACGGCCCTGGGCCGAAGCGGTGGGAATTCAAAACGGGCACATCGCCTACGTGGGTTCCGCAGAGGACGCACCCGCCGCGGCCCGCACGATACACCTGGAAGGACGGCTCGTCACTCCCGGAATCGTCGACGGGCACAACCACCTACTACTCGGCTTTGACCCCGACGCGGTCAGCCTCGAAGGAGCCGAAACCCTGGCGGAAGCACGCATCCGCATAGCCGAGTTCGCCCGGCAACGCCCCGACCTTGACTGGATCTGTGCCGAAAACGCCGTCTACTCGGTGGTGAGCGGACGCCGCCCGCGCGCGAGCGACCTTGAGGGACTCACCGACCGTCCCGTGTTTATCACCACCTACGATCAGCATTCTGTGTGGCTCAATAACGCCGCCCTGCACAGACTAGGGATCACCACCGGCAGCGACATTTTCTGGGGTAAGCCCGAGCAAGATTCGAACGGCACACCCACCGGCTGGGTAACGGATTTTTACACCAGCGCCATGACAACCGCGGGACTCGCTCAGTTACAGCGCGACATTCCCATGTACTCACCCGACCGCCGCTACCGAAAAGTACTGTCGAGCCTTGAGATGGCAACGGCAACCGGAATCACAACGGTTGTAGAGCCCCAGGTGCCACTTGCCGAACTTGACCTCATGTATCGCGCCCGACGCGAGGGGCGCATGTCGTCCCGAGTTATCGCAGCTCTGTTTCATCCCGTAGGAGCAGACGGTGAATTTCGCAGCCAGCTCAGGGAAGCCGTTGACGATGCCCCTGCCGATGAGGTGCTCTCACTCGGCCCGATCAAACTCTACGCCGACGACGTTATTGAACCGCACACCGCACTGATGCTCGAGGACTACGCCAACCGCCAGGGAGAGCGCGGACGCCCCAGCTACCCCTCGGGCGAGCTGGCCCGTGTCATCACCGAACTTGACCGTCTAGGCTTCCAAACCCACACGCATGCGACGGGCGACGGAGGCATCCGCCTCGCTCTCGACGCAATCGAAGCGGCCACTGTCACCAACAAAACCGTGGATCGCCGCCACGGAATCGTACACGTTGAGTGCATCCACCCGGATGACCTGCCGCGCTTTGCAGCACTGGGCGTGACAGCCGCAATGCAGCCTCGACACTGCTCACCCGATCTCCTGGCGGGAACTTGGCAGGCCAATGTGGGAGAGTCACGCTGGGATCGCGCCTGGCGCTACCGCAGCCTCATCGAGTCGGGTGCCCGTGTTGCATTCTCAAGCGATTGGCAGGTTGGCGAAATGGATCCGCTAATCGGTGTGTATTCGGGCATGACACGCGCCCGGCTCAACGGACAGGATGCCTGGACTACAAACGAAATCATCACGCTCGATCAGGCCCTCGCGGGCTACACTCGAGTGGGAGCAGCAGCCTGGCATCGCGAACACGATCTGGGGGTTATTGCGCTGGGAGCCCACGCCGATCTCGCGGTGTGGTCCACAAACCTCTACGATCTACAGAATTCTCCAGAGGAGCTGCTCGCTCACCGCGCCGATCTCACCCTCGTGGCGGGCAAGATCGCCCACACCACACACGCGATCGGCTAG